A genomic region of Maridesulfovibrio bastinii DSM 16055 contains the following coding sequences:
- the topA gene encoding type I DNA topoisomerase: MSKDLIIVESPAKVKTISKFLGKNYQVAASVGHVRDLPKSSLGVDEGGDFTPEYQIIPGKEDVVNKLKKAAAKADHVFLAPDPDREGEAIGWHVANILKDVNDNISRIQFNEITAKAVREALEHPRPLNEKLFDSQQARRILDRLVGYKISPILWKKVKRGISAGRVQSVALKLVVEREKERRAFVPEEYWLFKATVAGVNPPPFGIDLWKVDGKPVSIGSGEEAEALEKVLSKATFKIESLTEKERKRSPQPPYITSTLQQEANRRLGYSAKRTMTIAQRLYEGVELGEKGTTALITYMRTDSVRIADEARDAAKKLILEKYGKEFYPSKARVYKTKGSAQDAHEAIRPVDVTIQPEQVKPFLPADQFRLYELIWKRFTASQMESARFWDTLVKVEAENTLWRAKGERLLFPGFMRVMGKTADDKLVELPKLEKGEELKVESINKEQKFTQPPARYSEASLVRELEEKGIGRPSTYAAIISTIQDRGYVNLEEKKFVPTELGSVVSDQLSNHFKELMDVGFTASMEGQLDDVAEGKVQWTELMKHFAEGFYPTLETAKKEMKRGGEDTGITCDKCGEPMVIKFGRTGEFLGCSAYPDCKNITNFTRDEKGKIVVLEDQAPEETGITCDKCGKPMVVKRSSRGEFLGCSGYPECRNIKNFKRDDDGKIELVKTDEPEVVGKCPDCGGDLIIKRARTGSRFIACSNYPDCKHAEPYSTGVKCPREGCEGELVEKSSRRGKIFYSCSKYPDCDYAVWYEPIDGPCPKCGHPVLVKKVTRAKGEHIACPEKGCGYTDEGEE; the protein is encoded by the coding sequence ATGAGCAAAGACCTGATTATTGTTGAGTCCCCGGCAAAGGTAAAAACTATCAGCAAATTTCTGGGTAAGAATTACCAGGTAGCCGCATCAGTCGGCCATGTGCGTGATTTGCCTAAAAGTTCACTGGGAGTTGATGAAGGAGGCGATTTTACCCCCGAGTACCAGATCATTCCCGGAAAGGAAGATGTTGTTAATAAACTGAAGAAGGCCGCCGCCAAAGCCGACCATGTTTTTCTGGCGCCTGACCCCGACCGCGAGGGGGAGGCCATAGGCTGGCACGTTGCAAACATATTGAAGGATGTTAACGATAATATCAGTCGAATTCAGTTTAACGAAATTACAGCCAAAGCTGTAAGGGAAGCTCTGGAACATCCCCGTCCTCTGAATGAGAAGCTCTTTGATTCCCAGCAGGCGCGCCGTATTCTCGACAGGCTTGTCGGATATAAAATTTCTCCTATTCTCTGGAAGAAGGTCAAGCGTGGCATTTCCGCAGGGCGTGTACAGTCTGTAGCTTTGAAGCTTGTTGTCGAGCGTGAGAAGGAAAGACGTGCATTCGTGCCTGAGGAATACTGGCTCTTCAAGGCTACTGTTGCAGGTGTAAATCCTCCTCCTTTCGGAATAGATCTCTGGAAAGTTGACGGAAAACCGGTTTCCATAGGTTCCGGCGAGGAAGCAGAAGCCCTTGAAAAAGTCCTTTCCAAAGCTACCTTTAAAATTGAAAGCCTGACGGAAAAAGAGCGTAAACGCAGTCCACAGCCTCCCTATATTACTTCTACCCTACAGCAGGAAGCAAACCGCAGACTGGGATATTCCGCCAAAAGGACTATGACGATTGCTCAGCGTCTTTATGAAGGTGTCGAGCTTGGCGAAAAAGGTACTACTGCGCTTATCACCTACATGCGTACCGACTCTGTGCGTATTGCGGATGAAGCCCGTGATGCCGCCAAAAAGCTTATTCTCGAAAAATACGGCAAAGAATTTTATCCTTCCAAGGCCAGAGTATATAAAACCAAGGGCAGTGCTCAGGACGCTCATGAAGCCATCAGACCGGTTGATGTAACCATACAGCCGGAACAGGTGAAACCGTTTCTCCCTGCAGACCAGTTCAGACTTTATGAATTGATCTGGAAAAGATTTACTGCTTCACAGATGGAATCTGCCCGTTTCTGGGATACACTTGTTAAAGTTGAAGCTGAAAATACTCTCTGGCGTGCTAAAGGCGAGCGTCTCCTTTTTCCGGGTTTTATGAGAGTTATGGGCAAAACAGCTGATGATAAGCTGGTAGAGCTTCCTAAGCTGGAAAAAGGTGAAGAGCTGAAAGTTGAAAGCATCAACAAGGAACAGAAATTCACGCAGCCGCCCGCAAGATATTCCGAAGCTTCCCTGGTCAGAGAGCTGGAGGAAAAAGGCATAGGCCGTCCTTCAACTTATGCTGCGATTATTTCCACTATTCAGGACCGTGGATACGTTAATCTTGAAGAAAAGAAATTTGTTCCGACAGAACTCGGATCAGTTGTAAGTGATCAGCTCAGTAATCATTTCAAGGAACTTATGGATGTAGGTTTTACCGCCTCCATGGAAGGGCAGCTTGATGATGTGGCTGAGGGTAAAGTTCAGTGGACTGAACTCATGAAGCACTTTGCCGAAGGTTTTTATCCCACTCTCGAGACTGCCAAAAAAGAAATGAAACGCGGCGGAGAGGATACCGGGATAACCTGCGATAAATGCGGAGAACCCATGGTCATTAAATTTGGCCGTACCGGTGAGTTCCTCGGTTGTTCAGCATATCCTGATTGTAAAAACATCACTAATTTCACCCGTGATGAAAAGGGTAAAATAGTTGTTCTGGAAGATCAGGCCCCTGAAGAAACCGGAATTACCTGTGATAAATGCGGCAAGCCTATGGTCGTCAAACGCTCAAGCCGCGGTGAATTTCTGGGTTGTTCAGGTTATCCTGAGTGCAGAAATATTAAGAATTTCAAACGTGATGATGACGGTAAAATCGAACTCGTTAAAACAGATGAACCGGAAGTCGTAGGCAAGTGCCCTGACTGTGGTGGTGATCTGATAATCAAGCGAGCCAGAACCGGAAGCCGCTTTATAGCCTGCTCCAATTATCCGGACTGCAAGCATGCAGAGCCATATTCCACGGGAGTTAAATGCCCGAGGGAAGGATGCGAAGGCGAGCTGGTGGAAAAGAGTTCAAGGCGCGGTAAGATTTTTTATTCATGCAGCAAATATCCAGACTGTGATTACGCAGTATGGTATGAACCTATTGACGGTCCCTGTCCAAAATGCGGACATCCCGTGCTGGTTAAAAAAGTTACCCGCGCCAAGGGTGAGCACATAGCCTGTCCGGAAAAAGGCTGCGGCTACACCGATGAGGGCGAAGAATAG
- the era gene encoding GTPase Era: MIMSEFKFGWVALLGPPNAGKSTLMNHYMGQKIAIVSPKPQTTRNRINGILSTDHSQIVFLDTPGIHRLRGRMNRFLLDSAWQALNNSDAVVVLFDASLYASKPHLMEKDLSPLVKPVSGPGRNLFVAVNKVDKVKDKANLLPVMQKAQEMFPEAEFFPVSALKGDGTDVLLNRLEEVLPEGAPMFPDDQVSTVPLRFMASETVREKLFLSLQQELPYTTAVEIENWQEEPERNLVHIGAVIYTSKKNHKGMIIGRQGQNLKKIGTSARKELEELLDMKVMLELWVKVREGWTEDSGFLRTIGLGE, encoded by the coding sequence ATAATAATGTCAGAATTTAAATTTGGATGGGTGGCCCTGCTTGGACCGCCGAATGCCGGTAAAAGCACTCTTATGAATCATTACATGGGTCAGAAGATTGCCATTGTATCACCCAAACCCCAGACTACCCGTAATAGAATCAACGGAATATTAAGTACTGATCATTCGCAGATAGTCTTTCTTGATACACCGGGAATCCACAGGCTCAGAGGAAGAATGAACCGCTTCCTTCTTGATTCCGCATGGCAGGCTCTGAATAATTCCGATGCCGTGGTCGTGTTGTTCGATGCTTCACTCTATGCTTCGAAACCACACCTCATGGAAAAGGATTTAAGTCCGCTGGTGAAACCTGTTTCAGGTCCGGGACGGAATCTTTTTGTGGCAGTGAACAAGGTTGATAAGGTCAAGGATAAAGCCAATCTTCTGCCGGTAATGCAAAAAGCTCAGGAGATGTTTCCCGAGGCTGAATTTTTCCCTGTTTCAGCTTTAAAGGGTGATGGCACTGATGTCCTTCTGAACCGTCTCGAAGAGGTTCTTCCTGAGGGTGCTCCAATGTTTCCTGATGATCAGGTTTCAACAGTTCCGCTACGTTTCATGGCTTCGGAAACAGTCCGTGAAAAACTGTTTTTAAGTCTCCAGCAGGAACTTCCTTATACAACCGCAGTTGAAATTGAAAACTGGCAGGAAGAGCCGGAACGTAATCTGGTCCATATCGGGGCTGTGATTTATACTTCCAAAAAGAACCATAAGGGTATGATCATAGGCCGTCAGGGACAGAATCTGAAAAAAATCGGAACTTCAGCCCGCAAGGAACTTGAAGAGCTTCTTGATATGAAGGTTATGCTCGAACTCTGGGTAAAAGTCAGAGAGGGCTGGACTGAAGACAGCGGATTTTTGAGGACCATCGGTCTTGGGGAATAA
- a CDS encoding YggS family pyridoxal phosphate-dependent enzyme, whose product MENREKELLRNYGEVKSEIDRAAEKAGRKPDEIQLVAVSKFHPASDVEILFKAGHRVFGESYVQEAVAKSEELSALDIEWHFIGGLQSKKAKYVAGNFSLVHSVDSSKLAGLLNKKAVALGVKQNILLQVNSAGEEQKSGVSEKMLQNLAEEVMEFEGLELQGLMCLPPFFGDSESSRPYFRRLRELKEKLEKDLGISLPHLSMGMTDDYVSAIEEGATMVRIGTRIFGKRPV is encoded by the coding sequence ATGGAGAACAGAGAAAAGGAACTGCTTCGCAATTATGGTGAAGTTAAGAGTGAGATAGACAGGGCTGCGGAAAAAGCCGGACGGAAACCTGATGAAATACAGCTTGTTGCTGTATCAAAGTTTCACCCGGCAAGTGATGTGGAGATTCTTTTTAAAGCCGGGCATAGAGTGTTCGGAGAATCTTATGTTCAGGAAGCAGTTGCCAAAAGTGAAGAACTTTCGGCTCTTGATATCGAGTGGCATTTTATCGGCGGCCTTCAAAGTAAAAAGGCTAAATATGTAGCAGGTAATTTTTCTCTGGTGCATAGTGTGGATTCTTCCAAACTTGCAGGCCTGTTAAATAAAAAAGCTGTTGCACTCGGAGTAAAGCAGAATATTCTTTTACAGGTTAATTCTGCTGGAGAGGAACAGAAAAGCGGTGTCAGTGAAAAGATGCTTCAGAATTTGGCTGAAGAAGTCATGGAATTTGAAGGTCTGGAACTCCAAGGGCTGATGTGTCTGCCACCTTTTTTTGGAGATTCAGAGTCGTCCAGACCGTATTTCCGCAGGCTGAGGGAGCTTAAGGAAAAACTTGAGAAAGATCTCGGTATTTCGCTCCCCCATTTGTCCATGGGTATGACTGATGATTATGTGTCGGCTATCGAAGAAGGCGCAACAATGGTCAGAATAGGAACAAGGATTTTCGGTAAGCGGCCGGTTTAA
- a CDS encoding motility protein A, with the protein MDLATIIGTILSFGLVLAAILVGSPLGIFISVPSALIVIGGTIGASLVNYPLGHVLGVVGVIKKTLFSSLESPADIIAKFMDFANRARREGILSLEPLLKSIEDDFLRKGLQLTVDGLEPQVIQEILETEIQYLESRHETGAEILKIFAEFAPAMGMIGTVIGLVQMLQTMSDPSTIGPAMAVALLTTLYGAILANLVFTPMSGKLKTRSKEEVLLREMVMEGIISISKGENPKIIEEKLNSFLPPKSRKEVS; encoded by the coding sequence ATGGATCTTGCGACCATAATAGGAACTATACTTTCTTTCGGACTCGTTCTTGCCGCTATTCTTGTAGGTAGCCCCCTCGGTATTTTTATATCGGTCCCTTCGGCATTGATTGTTATCGGGGGTACTATCGGTGCCTCTCTGGTAAACTATCCACTTGGACATGTGCTTGGTGTTGTCGGGGTTATTAAAAAGACTCTGTTTTCAAGCCTTGAGTCCCCGGCCGATATCATTGCTAAATTCATGGATTTTGCAAATAGAGCCCGCCGTGAAGGTATCCTTTCCCTTGAGCCTCTTTTAAAAAGCATTGAAGACGATTTCCTGCGTAAAGGGCTTCAACTGACAGTTGACGGTCTAGAACCGCAGGTTATTCAGGAGATTCTGGAAACAGAAATTCAGTATCTTGAAAGCAGGCATGAAACCGGTGCCGAAATTCTTAAAATTTTTGCTGAGTTCGCTCCTGCAATGGGCATGATCGGTACTGTTATCGGACTTGTGCAGATGCTCCAGACAATGAGTGATCCAAGCACCATCGGTCCTGCTATGGCTGTTGCCCTTCTCACCACTTTGTATGGTGCTATTCTTGCCAACCTTGTTTTTACTCCAATGTCTGGAAAGCTGAAAACAAGGAGCAAGGAAGAAGTTCTGCTAAGGGAAATGGTCATGGAAGGTATAATTTCAATTTCAAAAGGTGAAAATCCTAAAATTATTGAGGAAAAGCTGAACAGCTTTCTTCCTCCCAAAAGCCGTAAAGAAGTCTCATAA
- a CDS encoding OmpA/MotB family protein: MGRKKKKEESGGVPLWLITFTDLMTLMLTFFVLLVSMAKVDERRKLVVLGSIFGTFGFGHHGYDVLSTKDTRRTVSSGAFELEENLEPIKPLLWEYAEEDLKFESSRFVQVLSIGADVLFEPDSLTISADGRHILRTVIPVLKNVTSPLLLAGHTSTLRDELGEDYRVADKDLNPDVSWRISLGRVLSVYRFLVAGGIKPEMLKIEAFGKFRPHYPNSTPKGRRSNRRVDIVLDKRSVKVEKELKKIVPDVKGKQKSDEFDYKGFVFPVEESEQPPANPGN, encoded by the coding sequence ATGGGCAGAAAAAAGAAAAAGGAAGAGAGTGGCGGAGTCCCTTTGTGGCTCATCACTTTTACAGACCTTATGACGCTTATGCTCACCTTTTTCGTTCTGCTTGTGAGTATGGCCAAGGTCGATGAGCGTCGCAAGCTTGTTGTCCTCGGCTCAATTTTCGGTACTTTCGGCTTCGGACATCATGGATATGATGTCCTTTCAACAAAAGATACACGGCGTACCGTCTCCTCTGGAGCTTTTGAACTTGAAGAGAATCTGGAGCCTATAAAACCACTTCTCTGGGAATATGCCGAAGAAGATCTGAAATTTGAATCCAGCCGTTTCGTTCAGGTTCTCTCTATCGGAGCTGATGTTTTATTTGAGCCTGACAGTCTGACCATTTCCGCTGATGGCAGACATATTCTACGGACAGTTATTCCTGTTTTAAAAAATGTCACCTCTCCGCTGCTGCTGGCAGGTCATACTTCCACTCTTCGTGATGAACTGGGTGAAGATTACCGCGTGGCTGATAAGGACCTCAATCCGGATGTTTCATGGAGAATTTCTCTGGGCAGGGTTTTATCCGTTTACAGGTTTCTTGTGGCAGGTGGTATAAAGCCTGAAATGCTCAAAATAGAGGCTTTTGGGAAATTCAGGCCCCATTATCCAAATTCAACCCCGAAAGGGCGCAGGTCCAACCGCAGGGTTGATATAGTGCTGGATAAACGCAGCGTAAAAGTGGAGAAGGAGCTCAAGAAGATCGTCCCGGATGTTAAGGGGAAACAGAAGTCTGATGAATTCGACTATAAAGGTTTTGTTTTTCCTGTAGAAGAATCTGAACAGCCTCCAGCTAATCCGGGGAATTGA
- a CDS encoding OmpA/MotB family protein, whose amino-acid sequence MARKEKKAEEAGGGWLVTFSDLVTLLLTFFVLLLSMSSMDQSFITRVTINPAELGFLEKRGSGRLSVKAKIIAEMIERPWEVLEKQQRIKDLLFPDDKIPPDISKSTLNENLKVLARPEGVALVLTDKLLYPLGSFTLDKSAEMLLEQIVPILEYLGNADVNISGYTDDVGGMSPDNFELSGKRAISVLTYFVSRGLRNQRFSVSAYGPTYPMVSNRTPEGRAQNRRVEILIKTTPMMGGYS is encoded by the coding sequence ATGGCCCGTAAAGAAAAAAAAGCAGAAGAAGCCGGGGGCGGTTGGCTGGTTACCTTTTCGGACCTTGTGACCCTGCTTTTGACTTTTTTTGTGCTGTTGCTAAGTATGTCCTCAATGGATCAGAGCTTTATTACCCGTGTAACCATCAATCCGGCGGAACTTGGGTTTCTTGAAAAGCGAGGTTCAGGAAGACTTTCGGTGAAGGCCAAGATAATTGCTGAGATGATTGAACGTCCGTGGGAAGTTCTGGAAAAGCAGCAGAGAATAAAAGATCTGCTGTTTCCTGATGATAAGATACCCCCTGATATTTCTAAATCGACTCTAAATGAAAATCTTAAAGTCCTTGCCCGGCCTGAGGGTGTGGCTCTGGTGCTTACCGATAAGCTGCTGTATCCTCTTGGTTCGTTTACACTTGATAAAAGCGCGGAAATGCTTCTGGAGCAGATTGTTCCCATTCTGGAGTATCTTGGAAATGCCGATGTTAATATTTCCGGATATACTGATGATGTCGGCGGAATGAGCCCTGACAACTTTGAATTGTCAGGAAAGCGTGCAATTTCGGTTTTGACATATTTTGTGAGCAGAGGATTGCGGAATCAGAGGTTCAGTGTTTCTGCTTACGGTCCGACTTATCCTATGGTAAGTAACAGGACACCTGAGGGAAGAGCGCAGAACAGGCGCGTTGAGATATTAATTAAAACTACACCCATGATGGGTGGATATTCATAA
- a CDS encoding flagellar basal body-associated FliL family protein: protein MAEENGQEPKKKSGLLKWIILLILLLALGGGGYFAYLKFFAGTPEDKPAAEQQQEEQAEEGAQNQAAIPGSGFTVSLPTFVVNLADPLGRRYLKLGIDVEVVSEEATAELNKKQPMVKDALILLLSSKTYQDLSTMENKILLKKEIVDRLNQIMGGSKVLQVYFTDMVIQ from the coding sequence ATGGCTGAAGAAAACGGTCAGGAGCCTAAGAAGAAAAGTGGACTTTTGAAATGGATTATTCTTCTGATCCTTTTGCTAGCCCTTGGTGGTGGCGGATATTTTGCCTACCTGAAGTTTTTTGCTGGGACTCCTGAAGATAAACCCGCTGCAGAACAGCAGCAGGAAGAACAGGCTGAGGAAGGAGCTCAGAATCAGGCCGCAATACCCGGCTCGGGATTCACAGTCAGTCTTCCGACATTTGTAGTCAATCTTGCCGATCCTCTCGGACGCAGATATCTGAAGCTGGGAATTGATGTTGAAGTTGTAAGCGAGGAAGCTACAGCCGAGCTTAATAAAAAGCAGCCGATGGTTAAGGATGCCCTCATTCTGCTGCTTTCAAGCAAGACATATCAGGACCTTTCCACAATGGAGAACAAGATTCTTCTAAAGAAGGAAATTGTTGACAGGTTGAATCAGATCATGGGTGGTTCAAAAGTTTTGCAGGTCTATTTTACTGATATGGTTATTCAGTAG
- the fliN gene encoding flagellar motor switch protein FliN has translation MAADDLDQDKLAQEWADALSDDDTGGEAGGGDDEALADEWAAALAEQDDDEGSSDQNLADEWAAALNEQDEPEADSGGGSSDQNLADEWAAALANEEGDSIKKEKEQEFLRTQTREADFTDFTNEAKNPRHDGSRRDLDFILDIPLDVSAELGRTKMLINELLQIGTGSVVELTKLAGEPLEIYVNGKLVARGEAVVINEKFGIRLTDIISPIERVKHLA, from the coding sequence ATGGCGGCCGATGATCTGGATCAGGATAAACTGGCGCAGGAGTGGGCGGATGCTCTCTCTGATGATGATACCGGTGGAGAGGCCGGAGGTGGTGACGATGAAGCTCTTGCTGATGAATGGGCTGCTGCGCTCGCCGAACAGGATGACGATGAAGGTTCCAGCGATCAGAATTTAGCTGACGAATGGGCTGCCGCGCTCAATGAACAGGATGAACCTGAAGCAGATTCCGGTGGGGGCTCATCAGATCAGAATCTTGCTGATGAGTGGGCTGCCGCTTTAGCCAATGAAGAAGGCGACAGCATAAAAAAAGAAAAAGAACAGGAATTTCTCAGAACTCAGACCAGAGAAGCTGATTTCACTGATTTCACTAACGAAGCCAAGAATCCCCGTCATGACGGATCGCGCCGCGATCTTGATTTTATTCTTGATATTCCGCTTGATGTCTCGGCTGAACTCGGCAGGACCAAAATGCTCATCAACGAGCTTTTGCAGATAGGAACAGGCTCCGTTGTTGAACTTACCAAACTTGCCGGTGAACCTCTTGAAATTTATGTTAACGGTAAGCTTGTCGCCAGAGGCGAGGCCGTTGTCATCAACGAGAAATTCGGTATCAGGCTGACAGATATCATCAGCCCGATTGAAAGGGTGAAACATCTTGCCTAA
- the fliO gene encoding flagellar biosynthetic protein FliO: MPNATEPLMLPDAGVGASLKVAAAFCLVLALLLLLYYLMRKFNVASMISGSRKGNLEIVERLPLGPRQHIAVVRYKDRELVLGVTQDRINLLDVNKDKADDEDTEDFAGVLEDKRTIS; encoded by the coding sequence TTGCCTAACGCAACAGAACCATTGATGCTGCCGGATGCCGGGGTTGGAGCTTCTTTAAAGGTTGCTGCCGCTTTCTGTCTGGTTTTAGCTCTTCTGCTTCTTTTGTATTACCTCATGCGCAAGTTTAATGTGGCCTCCATGATTTCCGGATCGCGTAAAGGAAATCTCGAAATTGTTGAACGGCTTCCACTTGGGCCGCGCCAGCATATTGCTGTTGTCAGGTACAAGGATCGTGAACTTGTTCTGGGAGTGACTCAGGACAGGATTAATCTTCTTGATGTAAATAAAGACAAGGCTGATGATGAAGATACTGAGGACTTTGCCGGGGTTCTTGAAGACAAGAGGACCATTTCTTAG
- the fliP gene encoding flagellar type III secretion system pore protein FliP (The bacterial flagellar biogenesis protein FliP forms a type III secretion system (T3SS)-type pore required for flagellar assembly.), with the protein MKILRTLPGFLKTRGPFLSILVLLLLIPIAAFAQDQTIPNLTLQLSAGQTEPEEVSKALEILFLLTVLAMAPSIMLTMTSFTRIIIVFHFLRQAMGTQQMPPNQILASIAIFMTVVIMMPTGKAINDTALQPYLNEEIGFNEAITKAQVPIRKFLFKHTREKDLSIFYSITKENRPKVKEDVPTIMLVAAFTISELKTGFTIGFLIYIPFLILDMVIASILLAMGMMMLPPAMVSLPFKILLFVMVDGWNLITGSLVNTFQ; encoded by the coding sequence ATGAAGATACTGAGGACTTTGCCGGGGTTCTTGAAGACAAGAGGACCATTTCTTAGCATACTGGTTCTTCTGCTTCTTATACCCATAGCCGCTTTTGCGCAGGATCAGACTATTCCTAATCTGACTCTGCAGCTTTCTGCCGGTCAGACCGAACCTGAGGAAGTTTCCAAGGCTCTGGAAATTCTTTTCCTGCTGACTGTTCTGGCTATGGCTCCTTCAATCATGCTGACAATGACCTCCTTCACCCGCATTATCATTGTCTTTCATTTTTTACGGCAGGCTATGGGAACCCAGCAGATGCCGCCGAACCAGATTCTGGCCAGTATTGCTATTTTTATGACCGTTGTAATTATGATGCCTACGGGCAAGGCCATAAATGACACTGCATTACAACCATATCTTAATGAGGAGATAGGTTTTAACGAGGCCATAACCAAAGCACAGGTTCCCATTCGAAAATTTCTTTTTAAACATACCAGAGAAAAAGACCTTTCAATTTTTTACTCCATAACCAAAGAAAACCGTCCCAAGGTCAAGGAAGATGTTCCAACAATTATGCTTGTTGCCGCTTTCACTATAAGTGAGCTTAAAACAGGTTTTACCATAGGTTTTCTGATTTATATTCCGTTCCTCATTCTTGATATGGTTATTGCAAGTATCCTGTTGGCCATGGGTATGATGATGCTGCCTCCGGCAATGGTTTCACTGCCCTTTAAAATTCTGCTTTTTGTCATGGTTGACGGCTGGAACCTGATAACGGGTTCTCTTGTTAATACTTTTCAATGA
- the fliQ gene encoding flagellar biosynthesis protein FliQ — protein MSPEFVIGFAKQSIELALTLALPMLLVGLVVGILVSILQAATQIQETTLTFVPKIVSMFLALLFAFPWIMEKLISFTRDVFINLPNYIR, from the coding sequence ATGTCCCCAGAATTTGTCATAGGGTTTGCAAAACAATCCATAGAACTTGCCTTGACTCTGGCACTTCCGATGCTGCTTGTTGGTCTGGTTGTGGGTATTCTTGTCAGTATTCTTCAGGCAGCCACCCAGATACAGGAAACAACACTTACTTTTGTTCCTAAAATTGTATCCATGTTTCTGGCTCTTCTGTTTGCTTTTCCTTGGATAATGGAAAAACTTATTTCTTTTACGAGAGATGTTTTTATAAATCTGCCTAACTACATTCGCTGA
- the rlmB gene encoding 23S rRNA (guanosine(2251)-2'-O)-methyltransferase RlmB, with protein sequence MKNNQHKDDGSIIAGRKPVQEMLLNSPERIDTLYLQKGRQDKNFERTVQRCKKNKIRYKISTRDEMNRLFEGNHQGVLARIAALPFADLDDLLDNLADAPLPLLVFLDRVQDPGNIGVFCRTLYALGGAGIVVGKHGGGFLGAAAMKASSGALSRLPVARAVNLAQALDKVEERGIDIYGAALTEGSESVYETELHGPAVLVLGNEESGIRQGIMKRCQKKIHIPFRREFDSLNVAQAGAIIVSEFARKITPE encoded by the coding sequence ATGAAAAACAACCAGCACAAAGACGATGGTTCCATAATAGCAGGACGTAAACCGGTACAGGAGATGCTTTTGAATTCTCCCGAAAGGATAGATACGCTCTATCTCCAAAAAGGACGTCAGGATAAAAATTTTGAGCGTACAGTACAACGCTGTAAAAAAAATAAAATTCGCTACAAAATTTCAACAAGAGACGAAATGAACCGCCTTTTCGAAGGAAATCATCAGGGAGTGCTGGCAAGAATAGCAGCCCTGCCCTTTGCCGACCTTGATGACCTTCTGGACAATCTGGCAGATGCGCCCCTGCCGCTGCTGGTCTTTTTAGACAGAGTGCAGGACCCCGGTAACATAGGAGTCTTCTGCAGAACTCTGTATGCCCTTGGCGGCGCGGGAATAGTTGTCGGCAAACATGGTGGAGGCTTTCTCGGAGCTGCAGCCATGAAGGCCAGTTCCGGGGCTTTAAGCAGACTCCCGGTGGCCAGAGCTGTTAATCTGGCTCAGGCTCTGGATAAAGTTGAAGAACGCGGAATTGATATCTACGGAGCCGCGCTAACTGAAGGTTCGGAGTCTGTATATGAGACCGAGCTGCACGGACCGGCTGTACTGGTGCTTGGGAATGAGGAAAGCGGAATAAGACAGGGCATCATGAAAAGATGTCAGAAAAAAATTCATATTCCTTTCAGACGGGAATTCGACTCTTTGAATGTAGCTCAGGCTGGTGCAATCATCGTGAGCGAATTTGCCAGAAAAATTACCCCTGAATAA